The following coding sequences are from one Rhodobiaceae bacterium window:
- the luxQ gene encoding autoinducer 2 sensor kinase/phosphatase LuxQ — protein MQSDEMGNLDQTTLNGVFRTVAFGLAALIFAQTILAYLVHGQIRLGIIAASVSGCVLIALGVWSMFRADVRLPAWILMSTLIVLSALASFATGGVDGSIAALFIIAPLGAAYFLGTRSSLFFGAVSIFSVVGLYTIDEMGFIPDNPLDPHNVRVAHTVMLVFLISAALFLSVVFARQVANHALETQKSLRKAEEAARAKSDFLANMSHEIRTPMNGVTGMLQLLLKSPLSEEQRHQAKLALSSAEHLMVLLNDTLDMSKLEAGQLTLETINIDLTELVTMSAETFTGAAEEKDTEIKVHLEEDLPTEIIGDPTRLKQILINLVGNAVKFVGGGGHVHVSVKKRTKGGREVLRFEVEDDGIGVPDHLQQHIFERFTQAQATTTRQFGGTGLGLSICKQLTELMAGRIGVVSDGATGSLFWFEIPLQRTVAKNVCGSGKTGAGSRGRGEVCTELPSTTHLSILLAEDSHVNQQVIRACLLPFEVDLICVENGEEAVRMLSEESFDAVLMDVQMPVLDGVQATKKIRDSAETWSNTPVIALTANAMQGDRETYIEAGMDGYVSKPVDLELLLQEIMRVTGFDFWNDSPSTAVAADADAQEVSSL, from the coding sequence ATGCAATCAGACGAAATGGGTAATCTCGACCAGACCACCCTAAACGGCGTTTTTCGGACGGTGGCTTTCGGTCTTGCGGCGTTGATTTTTGCGCAGACGATACTCGCCTATCTCGTTCATGGTCAGATACGGCTTGGCATCATTGCTGCGTCGGTATCGGGATGTGTCCTGATTGCGCTCGGTGTCTGGTCAATGTTCCGCGCAGATGTTCGCCTGCCTGCTTGGATTTTGATGTCGACGTTGATCGTGCTCAGCGCTCTTGCCTCCTTTGCAACAGGTGGCGTTGACGGCAGTATTGCGGCGCTCTTTATTATCGCCCCGTTGGGAGCGGCCTATTTCCTTGGAACAAGATCATCTCTCTTTTTTGGTGCGGTAAGTATTTTCTCAGTCGTCGGTCTCTACACCATCGATGAGATGGGCTTCATCCCAGATAACCCATTAGACCCTCACAATGTTCGTGTCGCGCACACGGTGATGCTGGTGTTTCTCATCAGCGCCGCCCTGTTTCTATCTGTTGTGTTTGCCCGCCAGGTAGCAAATCATGCGTTGGAAACCCAAAAGAGCCTCCGCAAAGCGGAGGAGGCGGCGAGGGCGAAGTCTGACTTTCTGGCCAACATGTCACATGAGATCCGTACACCCATGAATGGGGTGACCGGCATGTTGCAATTGCTCCTTAAGTCGCCGCTTAGTGAGGAGCAACGACATCAAGCGAAACTTGCCCTGTCTTCTGCAGAGCATCTGATGGTTTTGCTCAATGACACTCTGGACATGTCGAAACTGGAAGCTGGCCAGCTGACGTTGGAAACGATCAATATCGATCTTACAGAACTTGTGACCATGTCGGCGGAGACCTTCACAGGCGCTGCCGAGGAAAAAGACACAGAGATCAAGGTTCATCTGGAAGAAGACTTGCCGACGGAGATCATTGGCGACCCCACGCGTTTGAAACAGATTTTGATAAACCTGGTCGGAAACGCGGTGAAGTTTGTTGGCGGGGGAGGGCATGTCCATGTATCCGTCAAAAAGCGCACCAAGGGCGGTCGCGAAGTGCTTCGGTTTGAGGTCGAGGATGATGGCATTGGTGTTCCAGACCATCTTCAGCAACATATTTTTGAACGATTCACTCAGGCACAGGCGACCACAACACGCCAGTTTGGCGGGACGGGTCTGGGCCTTTCAATCTGCAAACAGTTGACTGAACTGATGGCTGGTCGCATCGGTGTGGTCAGCGATGGTGCGACGGGAAGCCTGTTTTGGTTTGAAATTCCTCTGCAAAGGACGGTCGCAAAAAACGTCTGCGGATCAGGGAAGACGGGCGCTGGTTCCCGAGGACGAGGCGAGGTTTGTACTGAACTTCCTTCGACGACCCACCTATCTATTCTGCTGGCAGAGGACAGTCATGTGAACCAGCAGGTTATCCGGGCTTGTCTGTTGCCGTTTGAGGTTGATTTGATCTGCGTGGAAAACGGTGAGGAAGCTGTTCGCATGCTCAGCGAGGAAAGCTTTGACGCTGTTCTCATGGACGTTCAAATGCCTGTCCTTGATGGTGTTCAAGCGACGAAAAAGATCCGAGATTCTGCAGAAACCTGGTCAAACACACCGGTGATTGCGCTTACTGCGAATGCAATGCAAGGTGACCGAGAAACCTATATTGAGGCAGGGATGGATGGGTACGTCTCCAAACCTGTCGATCTCGAGCTGTTGTTGCAAGAGATCATGCGGGTGACCGGCTTTGATTTCTGGAACGATAGCCCGTCGACTGCCGTTGCAGCGGACGCCGACGCTCAGGAAGTTTCCAGCCTCTGA
- a CDS encoding MAPEG family protein, with translation MQEAIVFACLITVVMWLPYLAASAVVQGVGSVLGGDPKSDLTPLPAWATRLRQAHANAAENLAAFVGVCFAASLTENGETTVVAVAFIYTYARIAHYLCYGFGVPFFRTLSFIVSWLSIVYIGISSLGLI, from the coding sequence ATGCAGGAAGCCATCGTCTTCGCATGCCTGATCACAGTGGTGATGTGGTTGCCCTACTTGGCAGCATCCGCCGTCGTACAAGGTGTGGGTTCGGTTCTGGGCGGCGATCCAAAATCTGACCTGACCCCACTCCCGGCCTGGGCAACCCGGCTTCGTCAGGCACACGCCAACGCAGCTGAAAACCTGGCGGCTTTTGTCGGTGTCTGTTTTGCAGCGTCGCTGACGGAAAATGGCGAGACGACGGTCGTCGCTGTTGCCTTCATTTACACCTACGCGCGGATTGCCCACTACCTCTGCTACGGATTCGGCGTTCCCTTTTTCCGCACCCTCAGCTTCATCGTGAGCTGGCTCTCCATCGTCTATATCGGCATCTCAAGCCTCGGCCTGATTTGA
- a CDS encoding MMPL family protein — translation MIVKYAELLIRWRWLVIITAIIAVGGVASGGRFLGFTTDYRAFFSPDNPELRAFEALQASYDRADNVVFLITPADGHVFTNQTLTSIKWLTEKAWQVPYSTRVDSITNYQHSQAFGDDLVVGDLVQDPSAASSADLSQIEKIALNEPLIVKRIINEDASVTGINVTIHLPGKSMTEVPEVAAYVRNLARELEARDPNLQVGLTGMVMFNNAFGENARQDMTTLVPLMFLAIIILLGLFFRSVSATIATTLMLFMSILAGMGAFGWTGYKLTPPSASAPNIILTIAVAHTVHFLITFLATMRAGGDKESSIVESLRVNFQPIFLTSLTTVIGFLALNTSDVPPIVHLGNIVAAGVTAAFVLSVTFLPAFIAVMPVRVKARPDKTHTIFDIVSRTVSDNYRLVLFGTLALTLVFVAFIPNNEINDDFVTYFDESTEFRQDTDYAIENLIGPNNIQYALQADESGGVNEPAFLADVQKFVDYLHTQKEVHHVYAITQTMKRLNRNMHGDSPAWHRLPDEREIAAQYLLLYEMSLPYGLNLNNQVNLDKSATRVTIAFDAMTTKQMLGVEHRFDLWLKENLPHIRFEASSSNLMFSHIGQRSTRSMISGALIAIILISTILVIVLRSFKIGFISLIPNLIPIGIAFGIWGLMIGEVGLSLAPVVSMTLGIVVDDTIHFLSKYLRGRREQNLDAGAAIQYAFRQVGSALTVTTFVLVAGFMVLTLSPFRLNSDMGLLTAITIAVALVVDFLLLPSLLMAVDKDRPSNQPSGLPASSAAD, via the coding sequence ATGATCGTCAAATATGCAGAACTTCTCATCAGATGGCGCTGGCTTGTTATTATCACAGCGATAATCGCAGTCGGAGGCGTAGCCAGCGGCGGAAGATTCCTGGGATTTACAACGGACTACCGCGCGTTCTTTTCCCCCGACAATCCGGAGCTTCGCGCGTTTGAAGCACTGCAAGCAAGCTACGACCGCGCAGACAATGTCGTCTTCTTGATCACGCCCGCCGACGGGCATGTCTTCACAAATCAAACACTGACCAGCATAAAATGGCTCACTGAAAAGGCCTGGCAGGTGCCCTATTCTACGCGTGTGGATTCAATCACCAATTATCAACATTCGCAGGCGTTTGGAGATGATCTGGTGGTCGGTGATCTGGTTCAAGACCCAAGCGCAGCCAGTAGCGCTGACCTCTCTCAAATAGAGAAAATTGCGTTGAATGAGCCCCTCATTGTGAAAAGGATCATCAACGAGGACGCGTCCGTTACAGGTATCAATGTCACGATACACCTTCCCGGAAAATCGATGACTGAGGTGCCGGAGGTTGCAGCCTACGTCAGAAACTTAGCCAGAGAGCTCGAGGCTAGAGACCCAAATTTACAGGTAGGCCTCACTGGGATGGTCATGTTCAACAACGCCTTTGGCGAAAATGCTCGACAAGACATGACGACACTCGTCCCGCTTATGTTCCTGGCCATTATCATCCTGCTCGGTTTGTTTTTTCGTAGCGTCAGCGCAACAATCGCAACGACCCTAATGTTGTTTATGTCAATACTCGCTGGCATGGGTGCTTTTGGTTGGACAGGCTACAAGCTGACGCCGCCATCAGCATCAGCACCGAACATCATCCTGACAATCGCCGTAGCACACACGGTACACTTCCTGATTACTTTCCTAGCAACCATGAGGGCTGGTGGTGACAAAGAATCTTCCATCGTTGAGAGTCTTCGCGTCAATTTTCAGCCAATCTTTCTAACCTCGCTCACCACAGTTATAGGATTTCTGGCGCTAAATACGTCGGACGTCCCACCGATAGTACATCTGGGAAACATCGTCGCCGCAGGCGTCACCGCAGCCTTTGTCCTGAGCGTCACGTTTCTCCCGGCATTTATCGCTGTTATGCCTGTCCGCGTGAAGGCACGGCCCGACAAGACACATACGATCTTTGATATTGTTAGCCGCACTGTTAGCGACAATTATCGACTTGTGCTGTTTGGTACGTTAGCCCTCACCCTGGTCTTTGTGGCGTTCATCCCAAACAACGAGATCAACGACGATTTCGTGACCTATTTTGATGAGAGCACGGAGTTCCGTCAGGACACCGACTACGCCATTGAAAACCTTATCGGGCCCAACAACATTCAATATGCATTGCAAGCAGATGAATCCGGCGGTGTGAACGAGCCGGCATTCCTGGCAGATGTTCAGAAGTTTGTGGACTATCTGCACACGCAGAAGGAAGTCCACCACGTCTATGCAATCACTCAGACGATGAAACGTCTGAACCGGAACATGCACGGTGATTCACCAGCGTGGCACCGGCTTCCCGACGAAAGAGAGATCGCTGCGCAATATCTTTTGCTCTACGAAATGTCGCTACCTTATGGCCTAAACCTGAACAATCAGGTCAATCTCGATAAATCCGCGACACGCGTGACCATTGCCTTTGACGCAATGACCACCAAGCAGATGTTGGGCGTCGAACATCGGTTTGATTTGTGGCTCAAGGAGAACCTGCCTCATATTCGGTTCGAAGCATCCAGTTCCAATTTGATGTTTTCTCACATCGGGCAGCGGAGCACGCGAAGCATGATCAGTGGTGCGCTCATTGCGATCATACTGATCTCTACCATTCTCGTGATCGTCCTAAGGTCGTTCAAAATCGGCTTCATAAGCCTGATCCCAAATCTCATCCCTATTGGCATAGCCTTCGGCATCTGGGGATTGATGATCGGAGAAGTAGGCTTATCCCTTGCGCCCGTTGTAAGCATGACGCTTGGCATCGTCGTTGACGACACAATCCACTTCCTCAGCAAATACTTAAGAGGGAGGCGGGAGCAGAACTTGGACGCAGGTGCGGCTATCCAGTACGCCTTCAGGCAAGTGGGATCGGCGTTAACCGTCACGACGTTTGTTTTGGTCGCAGGATTCATGGTCCTGACCTTGTCGCCATTCAGATTAAATTCCGACATGGGGCTGCTTACTGCCATCACGATTGCTGTGGCCCTAGTCGTTGATTTCCTTCTCCTGCCATCTCTGCTTATGGCAGTAGACAAGGATCGGCCGTCCAATCAACCCAGCGGTCTGCCCGCTAGCTCCGCGGCCGATTAA
- the cinA gene encoding putative competence-damage inducible protein yields the protein MSETGSPRLVTAAVLLIGDEILSGRTKDANLNFIARYLGDIGIQVREARIVIDDRDKIAEAVNALRASYDYVFTTGGIGPTHDDITADSVAHAFGVSIDKHPDAMGILTRHYEETGGDFTEARQRMARIPDGATLIPNSVSKAPGFQLENVFVMAGIPIIVQVMMDALADRLEGGARMISKTIDCFVGESAVADELGAIQERYPSVGIGSYPFFRDKQYGTSLVLRSVESDQLEEALKATFDLAARVGGKPVERGS from the coding sequence ATGTCTGAAACCGGCTCACCCCGCCTGGTCACTGCCGCTGTTCTGCTTATTGGAGACGAGATCCTGAGCGGACGCACAAAGGACGCGAACCTGAACTTTATCGCTCGCTACCTAGGCGATATTGGCATTCAGGTGCGTGAGGCCCGGATCGTGATTGATGACAGGGACAAAATCGCGGAGGCCGTGAATGCCCTGCGCGCATCGTACGATTATGTGTTCACCACTGGTGGTATCGGGCCCACTCATGACGATATTACTGCGGATTCGGTGGCGCATGCCTTTGGAGTCTCCATCGACAAGCATCCAGACGCGATGGGTATTCTGACCCGCCACTATGAGGAGACGGGGGGCGACTTTACTGAGGCGCGCCAACGCATGGCCCGTATTCCCGACGGCGCAACACTGATTCCCAATTCTGTCAGTAAGGCGCCTGGCTTTCAGTTGGAGAATGTCTTTGTCATGGCCGGTATTCCCATCATCGTCCAGGTAATGATGGATGCTTTAGCGGACCGCCTTGAGGGTGGTGCCCGCATGATCAGCAAAACCATTGACTGCTTTGTCGGCGAAAGCGCTGTCGCAGATGAGTTAGGTGCGATCCAGGAGCGGTATCCAAGCGTTGGTATCGGCAGCTACCCGTTTTTTCGGGACAAACAATATGGGACCTCGCTGGTTTTGCGGTCGGTCGAATCGGATCAGCTGGAGGAAGCCCTAAAAGCGACATTTGACCTTGCGGCAAGGGTTGGAGGGAAACCGGTCGAGCGGGGAAGCTAA
- the sfsA gene encoding sugar fermentation stimulation protein A, with translation MKFDPPLISATLLKRYKRFLADVRFDDGTETTAHCANPGSMMGLAEPGSMVWLSKSDNPKRKLAWSWELVDDGTSLVGVHTGKANALVEGAINAGHIPELTGYKSLRREVKYGENSRIDLLLEDPARPTTYVEVKSVTLSRTKGLAEFPDSKTARGAKHMAELAEMAKQGHRAVVFFLVQRSDCKSMQPAADIDPKYAESLATALTAGVEVLCYSCRLTPDEITLDHRLEVAI, from the coding sequence ATGAAATTTGACCCTCCCCTCATCTCCGCAACGCTCCTTAAGAGGTACAAGCGGTTCCTCGCGGACGTCCGGTTTGACGACGGAACTGAAACAACAGCGCATTGCGCCAATCCTGGGTCCATGATGGGCCTTGCAGAACCTGGCTCGATGGTCTGGCTTTCTAAAAGCGACAATCCGAAACGTAAGCTCGCCTGGTCCTGGGAGCTGGTAGATGACGGAACCTCATTGGTGGGGGTTCATACCGGCAAAGCCAACGCCCTCGTTGAAGGTGCAATCAATGCCGGACACATTCCGGAGCTGACCGGCTACAAGTCACTCCGTCGCGAAGTCAAATACGGCGAAAACAGCCGCATAGACCTTTTGTTGGAAGACCCAGCACGACCCACTACCTATGTGGAGGTGAAAAGCGTAACGCTCTCGCGAACAAAGGGCTTGGCCGAGTTTCCAGACTCAAAGACCGCACGCGGGGCCAAACACATGGCCGAACTTGCAGAAATGGCTAAACAAGGCCACAGAGCCGTCGTCTTTTTCCTGGTTCAGCGCTCAGATTGCAAGTCGATGCAGCCTGCGGCAGATATTGACCCAAAATACGCAGAAAGCCTCGCGACGGCGCTTACCGCAGGCGTTGAGGTCCTCTGTTATTCCTGTAGACTCACCCCAGACGAAATCACGCTTGATCACCGTCTGGAAGTTGCTATCTAA